The Arachis ipaensis cultivar K30076 chromosome B05, Araip1.1, whole genome shotgun sequence nucleotide sequence atctctaaaaattttagtcccgtGTCCCCATTTTTTagaagtactgaaatactgaaattttgaagacagagacagaaattttagtaacagtctctgaaccaacaaacatgatattaagtctcagtatctcaaaacaaacgctatctTGTTATTTCTCCCAAAAGTAccaagaaattttcgaaaacataaATGAACAATTACTGCAATAACGAGAGAGAGAATGAAAAAATGCCTCAAATGATATTCAACTATACACTACCGCATAGGACTGTCACACGAAATACAAATAGTTAAGGCATATGATAAGACTATTACACGAAATTTAAAATGGGTTTTATAATCTACACCACTGAAATATTTTAATAGGATCTAAATGTGACATTGGAGCATCCACCGAGAAGAGAACAAAGTGAGGAATCAGCAAAACCTTAAAGTTGCTGCCAGCTCCTTCTCATCAGCACAATTGTATCCCAGCGTATAAGCTCTTGCTGTTTAAAGATTACAGAGTAGCAACATAATGAGATGGATGTGCAAGATTTGATTTGATCCGAAAAATGAACAAAGAACAGAAGCCAGAGACAGGGAGAGATGAGTTTACCAAAACGGCCCGACCCCATAAATGGTTCTGCCTCATCAGTTGCACCACCTTGCTGCTGTTCCTGAAGTTTCGAAAGAACAGAAAGCGTTACGAGGACAAGCTATACTGTGTACATGGTTATGTATCAGTATTATAATAGATGctattgataattaattttatgcTATATTAAGTAGACTTTGACCTACAGTATCCGGCTCCATCTCGGACGGTGACAGAAATCTATCGAAACAGTGCCCTGATATTGTACAGACCAAAAGCTCATTGGTGGGATCCATGATTACTTCTCTACAAGTCTCATCACaaactagaaaaagaaaaagaaacattcagTTGATAGATTTAGTCTAAACAAAAGGATTTAAACTTATGCAATGTAAAAATACACTGTAGCATTGTCCATAAAACATGTTTCATACCATGAACTTGCCCGGTCTTCTCACAAATAAATACATCTCCGATTTCATAGTAAGAGCATGTTTCCCCAGAACAAGCATGATCAGTTACCACTGCATCGCTGAGTCCCTTGCTGCTTTTCCATGATGACACTTGATCAGCTAATGTTTTGTCAAGGATTATTCTGTCGTCCTTCACCTTCACATGTTAAACGAATACAATTAGGGGAGGTCACAAACAGTTAAGAGGCACATCTTTTATGGAGGCAAGAAGCATTCACATCAAAACACATTATAGTATTAAGTATTAACAACAAAATTACTTTGCAGCCTAGCATTTGCATAATGTTATGAAATCCCAAATCCCTGTTAAGTTTTATATATACACAGAGCAAAATCAAACAGGCATTACAATATAAAGTTCAGCTTTCCCCTTCATCAAATAGCTTGGACAGCAGGGGAGTACGAACAACGGTACAAGGACCATAACTATTTATCTCCCTAAGATCATTCTCAATATATCAGTAGATATTTCCACATTAATGGAGGCTCCCATTACCTGCGAAGGATGAGGGGCTTGACTCCGCTTAGCTGCTTGCATTTGAATGTAATACTCCTTAAACTCATTTTGGCAGTTTCTGACAAGTTCAACCATATCCTCTTCATCACGCTGCACAATGATAAGACAAATGAAAAGATCCATAAACATGCATGCACAAACAAAATGTATGAATAACTCAACTCAAGCTTCCATGAGAGAAATGATGAAATATGATTattataaatacataaaaaacaAATGTTGAAAGAATAGATATCAAACAAAATGGGCAAAATAAGCAATTACCTGAATATATAACTTTTTCCATGGACATTCCCTTAACTTTCTTGTAGGGGGAAGAAGACCCCATCGCATACAGTACCTGAATAATTTTTATCATGACAATGGACATAAACATGATTCATGAAAACCTAATATCACAAATCATATGAAACAAGGAATCATAATCAACATGAACTATTGAAGTAAAGGAGAACCCACTCCTAAAACCCAATCTGATAGGAGTTGAGATAGGAGGTGAGAGCCACCACTTCAAATGGCAGTTCAAGGTCTCATATCACTTCAGCATCAACTACAAGGACGATGCAAAATGAGGAGATATCATGGATTAAGAGCATGTAATCCAAATTAGTCAGCTCATGTCGTCAGATGCTAAATATTTAACAACTATCAACAACAATCGCAAGACTGCAAACTTTGACATGATGTCATTTACTTACAATCGACGCCACAATGCTTCATCGGATGCTGCATAATTTAGAAACCTACAGACCAAGGAACAAGAAATAAGGTCCTGCACCCATCAAAAAACAACAGAAGTTAGccaataaaccctaaacaatcTATATACGTAGAGACCCTAAAATTCAAGGCTTTTCTCTCCTTcatcttattattatttttttcacaaaaatatataaaGCGGCAACCTCTGAGGACAGGAATTTAAGGATATGGTGAAAGAGCTCAGGGGGGACTTTGCTGAAAGAACCGGTCTCAATCCTCTTCGGCACCACTACATTATTCACGCTGTAATTCTTCGACTCCAACAATGAATTTGAACTTAAACTTTGTTTGGCACCTTCCTTAGAACTCTCAGCCTCCTCTACCCTCTTTCTCTTTGGTTCAGGCTCCTCCGGATTCTCCTCCTCCTGCAACAAAGCAACTCAATTTAATCCTCCACACCTTAGAATTCGAACAAAATCTGCTAAatacccaagctttcacctaaatCCCAATTCAAAACCCTAATCTATCATCTGATATGATAATATCACAAATTACCACACAAAAAGGGAACAATTTTACAAAATAGTGAATACCTGGTCAGAGGTTTCGGAGAGAACCTCCGATTCGAGAAAGTGAGCTAAGGTTTCGTCCTCGTCTTCGGAAATAGTCATGGCGTCACGGAAACACAAGAAAAAGGGAATCGATGAGAGATGGAACGGAAACCGGAGAGAAGATGAATGAACGACGGGTCACCGGTCGGAAAACCGGGAGAAATCAGCTCCGGTGGCCGGAATTGTCTGGGGGTTAGGTGAAATAAAGAGATGAAGGATTTGATGAAGATGGAGAAAGATGAGAAAAGGAATGAACGGTTGGATGCGTTTCGGGTTAACCCTACCGGTTTGAAAGCAATCGGGTTTTGTCCGGTTCTCTAGCATAGTCGGatttagatatatatatattttttggtcATATAAGATTTAAATCAGATCATCTAAATCTAAATCTTATCTGATTTATATCtttctttaaagttttttttGGACAGTTTCATGGGCCGGGCAACCCCACCCACAACAACAATATGAAATGCCACCAAATATGCAACTACATTGGGCTCTTGCCCCGTTTAGTACACCAAAACAAAATATGCAACTACATCAGGAACAATCTAGAGTTAGATTCAAAACATTTAATCCTAACTAATAATATCTGAATAGGAGATATAAATTTGGGGTGTTGATGGGCCTCTGATCCAAACTAAGCCCAATTTAAATTGGGCCATTTTTAAATCCAAACCCAATTCGGTAATTTAGGGGAGTATGGCCTATGGTGTAATCGCAGAAGTTGCCAGATGAATCGGATGCGAGTGGGGTTCCGTATCTCCTCTGCCGCCGTGGCTGCGGCGGCCGAAAAGGGAGGAGTATGGCGGAGGAACATGTCGACGGTGTCAAAAGCAAAAGAAATAATTGAAGGGAAGAAGGGCAAAAATCGCAAAGCTACGAGCGAACTCTGCAACTACCTCGGCATCCCTCATCAGTCTCGTTCAGAGATGGCGTTGACCCTCTCTAAGTTCATGAAGCTCTACAATGCCAGGGTTTCCATCTTCAACCCTATTCATACTTATTATCGTGTTATTATTGCAGCGTTTTGGGTCCCTGTTTCGTTGTTTGGGACCTGCATACCAACTGTTTGATAAATGTTCTCACTCAAAGATACCTTAATTTATTACACATTGCTATTTGCTTTGTTAATTGTGATCTTGAACTTTTTAACTTGATCTAGATTATGCAATACTGCAACCTTTAATTTGGTCAGCCATGATTTAGTCTATGATGATTATGAGATTCTATATAGTGTTTTTTATATGCGTCTTCTAGTTTCACTTTGTACACCAATTCCTCAAACTGAAAAATCAACCGAAAAACACAATTTAACTTTGCAACACTAATATACATGCCATGAATGAGCAACTATAACTAGTATTTATATTTGTGTGTTACCTTCAAAGTTATGGGGAACATAGTGAGTTTTTGTATGGATTGTTGTTCATTGGTATTATTATTCTCTAAGGCTGGTTCCATAGAGTGATGATgagtactactactactactactagtgTTGTATTCTGGTTTTGGTGCTATTCAGTTTTGTGGCATGGCTAATGATGGCTAAAGAATATAAAAGAAAGTGATGATATGATAGAGATTTATGGTGTTGAATGATGAAATATATGGAGGGGTTTTGAGAGAAGTTAAGAagttccttttaatttcttgtcaatGTGTTATGTGAGGAGAAAGAAAGCACATAAATATATAGCACAGGCTTAGGATCTTCACTGTGTTGGAATACAGTATTTTAGGCCGTCTTTTGGATGTGCAATCccacctttatttatttatttacctcACATTATTCTTTATCATGACCAAGCTCTCACCCCAAAACCTCTAGAAATTCTGAgccactgtttttttttttttaattaacactACATTTAGGTTTGTGAGAGCTTAACTTTAATGATGACATCACTGTTTTCTCTTAATCATCTGCTACTTTGTTAGTAAAACTGTTTAAAATTGACATATGCAACTCATAGACATTAAAATTGGAATGCTAATAACCATAATGCTTCAGTTatagaaataaataataactattttagacAAGAATAGTGGCTAGCAATAATGTTATTACATGCGGACCAATAATATAAACAGTAATTTGATGCAAATTAAAACCAACCTCCACTTATATGTTAAAATCCTAAAGGGTAGGTTCAAAATTCAAGGCAGATCAAAATCAAGgaacaaagaaaacaaagactAGAAATGGCACAAGTAGACAAGAAGAAAGGAAATAGTAAAACAGCATCATAtgatttttgttttgtattttatgCAAGGAACAAAGAAAGCAAAGACTAGAAATGGCACAGGTAGACAAGAAGAAAGGAAATAGTAAAATAGCATCATAtgatttttgttttgtattttatgCAAtacagatagatagatagatagatagatagatagatagatagatagatttaATATGTCAtgtaagatttgatttgaaaccTATAGAAAGAGAATGCTAGTACTACCTGAtttcttctactttaattttTGAGGTTTGATTATTAATGCATTGTTCACTATGTTGTAggcatgtgaaaaaaaaaaaagaaagcactatttgaataatgttaaaaaaaaacTGCAGGGTCACTCACCATAATGCCTTTCTTTAACACCATGTTAACAAGAATACAAAACATGCAGAGTGTATATATATCTTTCTACACATCTATCATTGTTTAACCTTCTTAGTTCTTAGTTCTTAGTTTAACCATTTCTGGAGGTtatctttccattttcttttggaAGCTgttatatttatcttttcaataatAATTCTAATTTTTGGAATATATTTAGACACAAACAAGATTGAAAAACAAGAGACTTCTGACAGGCATATAATTGATCTTAAGTTATACTTAAGATTAATGTAAAGTTGAGCCTAAACAAGATTAATGTGAAAAACCAAACCTAATAATAATATCCAATGTCTATAAAGGAAAACGGTGCTTTTGGTGAGCCATGATTAGTCTATGATGATTATGAGATTCTATATAGTGTTTTTTATATGTTATTGAAGCCTGGTTCTTGGTCGGTTTGGGCTGTTGATACTACTTTTGAGGCGGTCTTTCAGAGGGAGAACTTAGATAATGGATTGCATTTTGCATATCCTTGTGATTTCTGTAGTAATGTAGACAATTTTGGATGCAGTAAAGCATAGCTAGACCATTTGCTAGTTGAAAAATTAAGATTGACATCTTTAAGAATTCTATCACGAGATTTTTGTTGAAATTGGTGTAATGAATTACATttgtttctttttcatcatttatATCTTCATTtggattttattgttgttatgcCAGTGACTTTATAATGATATGGGTTGCACTGCAGAGTCCTGGTATTAAGAAAGATGACATTTGGGAGAAGAATTTGAATACGTTGTTACGTGGCAAAACTAGTATTGGTTTTCCTGAGGTTGCTAGAATTCTGTCTCCAGAATTTGGCCAGCAGGGTGGAATCAGCACCAAGGACAGTAACATGGATTCTCACACGGACAACACAAAGGGGAAGGGttcaaaaaagaaagggaaaTCATCAAAGAAGTAGGTTTTCGCATATCGTTTTTCTGTCCTCTTAGACCCCAAGTTAGATATTAAGAGTTGTGGTTTCTTAGTTTGCGTCACTATCATAATTAGAGAAATCCAATGACAAAACTAGAGTTTTAACTATTGAAACTAGTTTGGTTGTTCTATATGAGAAAACTAGTTTTCCATTAAGAGTCTTGTCCTTCGAAATAATATTGTGTCTTTCCTGCTGCTCTTTTGGTACGTTCATTAGTCTTGAGCTTTAAGAGATGGTCTCTTGCTTAGACATAATTCATACATTGGATATATTTATATTCTAGTATGATAGCGACACAAATATTTGATTACGATCCTATAGTTGTTCTGAAAATTAAACTGGACCGGCCAATTTCACTGGATTAACCGGGAATCGGTCTTCTGGCCAATTCGGTTGACATGAAAAAGCAAAAAATCAGTGAAAGAACGAGTCGAACTGACGGTTAACTGGTAAATCATGTGAACCGGTTCAGTTTTTTTTTAGGGATTTTGGTTTGGTGTTAATCTGTTTAAGACGACaccgttttattttttttaaaagaacggAGTTTTTCTCTCTTTTAACAACCCAATAACTCTAAATTTATGTGAGTTAGTtattattaagaaaaaaaaatcagctGCATGCTAACTGATGTTGCTAATCCTCATCCTGCAAATTTGTTGATGCAACCAAAGTATATCCAAAATCTAATTAAAATGTAATTTGTGTTGTTATTGGCTATATGTAATTTGGAACacttaatgatgattatgattataAATTGTGATGagtagtatgttttgtttagttaaaacttatttttttttgtgatggaACATGTGTTTATCATTTTTGTATCCTCTGATTTTTAGTTATAAACTGTGATGTTTGAATTTGTttgtaaatttttaataataaatttaatcacAGTTCAACTCCAGTTAAATTATTGAATCTACTCTACTGGTTTGTTGACTGGTTTGGTTTGGGGTTGTGAGAGAACGCAATTATAAACTTCAATGTCTTATCACTTATGTATCATGGATAAAATTTCGTGGTTTTATCGAAATTGCGCTAGTTTCTGATTTCGTTCCTAGTTCCTGCTTCCTACCCCAAGAGTCcctattctttctttcttttttttgctgGGCTGATAGCGTTGTTGCACCACAAAATTAAGTTTGATGGTCTTGATCTTTCATGCAATAGTTCATCATTGCAAGTTTGAATGTAATAAGTCAATGAGTTTTCCTTGAAGTGGCATTATTGTCCCCCTCCCCTCGAGAGGTCTCGACTTCTAGCTTCTTCAATACAACCAAAAAAGAAGTTTGAAAATACTATCACTTGGGATTttatgaaggaaaaaaaaaagttagcaaTAACGGTttgtaaaaaactaaaaataaatagcATAGATCAAATAACAAAATGATAATGCTCTCTAGCAATTATCTTTTGAACTAAACTATTCATTTGCCAAATTGCACTCACAGTTTCTGAGATTTATTCCATCTTTTATCTCAATAAAAACATTCATTCGTACAACATTGATTTTAGAGGATGTCATTCCAATATTTTCATACTGTTTAGACTACCATTGACTTAACCGTCGAAATCTATAAAAGGTTCCCTGAATCCTTCTCTAGCTAACTCCGCACAAGCTTAACCCGTTTTTAACACACACGTGTTTATATATATAGAGGGTAATGTTATGGTGAAGAGTGGAGATTATAGTTTTTACAATAGAAAAAAGAAGAGGTAACTACCAAATCGGTACCCGAAAGATTCTAACGCTGACAAAATGGTATCTGAtttttattattgacaaaatagtccctaaaaaattttaaaatttgacaagcgtgtccTCGAACTCGCCGGAGTAAATCTCCGGTAAGCACAATGCTAACGTGGCCGCCGTGACTTGGCAAACCACCCCCAAACCCTAATCCCACCTCCTCATCGCAATCccccttccctctccctcccCAATGCACACTCCCCCCTCCCTCTCCATCGCAACCCCTTACCCAATGCACACTCTCTCCCCATCGCAGccccttccctctccctcccATTACAGACCCCCTCTCCAATGCACACTACCTCCTTCCCTCTCCCTCCCCAATTGCAGCAGCGAAACCTCAATAACAGCAAAAACAACACCATCAGAACCTAAAACAGAACCAATAGAAGAACCTGCACATTCAAAACCTAACCTTGCTTGTTCCTCCTTCTCTCTTTTCCCTCATTCCTTCCTTCTCTTATCAGAGGACCATAACAATAACAATATCCATTCACACACACAGACATTTACACAAACACATAacctacatatataaatataaagagaaaaagagagaaagagagaaaggttGAGGGGCTGAGGAGATGCGGCTATTCCAGGCCTTGTTGCCGCTCCGATGGTGGTGGCAATAGCCCTTGATAGTGCTCTTGCCGTTGAAGTTGCTATTGCTGTTGAGGTTGTTGCTGCGATAGGAAGGAGAGAAAAGTGTGCGTTGGGgttgctgctgttgttgttgcttattgttgttgttgcCGTTGATGTTGAGGTGGTTAAATATAGACATAACGTACAATGCACACTTTTCTAATAAAAAAACTACAATCTTCACTCTTCACCGAAAACATTCCCATATAATGCGAAGAAAAATATTCATATTCACACTAAAAAAAAAAGCGGGAAACAGAGAAACTTGTGAGCCCATCAACGTCTACCCAAGGCCCGCACGGCCAACTTCCAATGAAAACATGCCACGTCTTCCCTAATTTGAGTCACTTGTACGAAGCATTGAAAAGTTCCGACCGTGTATGTAGCAAGTTAGAAGAGGAAGAGCGAACCCAAAACCCACACTCTCGTAGTCTCGTTTATTGTGTTCACTCTACACTAGTTCTACCACTACTCCCTGTTAGGGTTTTTCACTTTTCAAAAATATTCCAACAAAACCAAGGGTCTTTTGCACTGCGATCATGGCACCAGCTAGGGTTTTTGGCGCTTTTGCCGGGAGAGCGCTCATGGCTGCTGCGGCCAAGGCCGGAGCATCCGCCACGGCCAAGAAGGCGGCGTCCGGTGGAGCTACCACCGCGACTAAGGCGGCGAAGAAGGCGCCGAGCAGGCCGCGGAACAACGTGGGGATACAGAAGGTAGTGCCGGTGTCTTCTGAGCTCGGAAGCTTCCTCGGTGCTTCGGAGGTGTCCCGAACTCACGCTGTGAAGAGAGTGTGGGAGTACATCAAGCTGCAGAATCTTCAGGtatcttcgtttttttttttcttctttctccttttttgtGGTTCAATAAGGGTGTTTTCATTTGTGATCTTTGTGGTTTTCGTGCTTTTCAGCCATTTTGTTCACTGATTCTTTCATTTCCTCGCTTAAAGTTACggcttttgtttgattttattacCATTTTTGTTGTAATTACGTTTATTTGTGTTAGTTCTGGTTTGATTTTAGGGTTTGTGTAAATGTATAGTAACTCTTAGGCTTAGCTATGATGTTTTTTGCAATGTGATTCTTCAGTATTGAAAACTTTAGCTTGTTAGGCAAATAGTGATGGCCTTCTTTGTGCCAAGATTTTGGTTTTGATGTTTGATCCTTAGCTTTGAGACAGTTTCTTCTTTGGTTCGGTTGTGGTGTTAGTGTTGCAAGCTTGAAATAATTGTTCGGATTTTGTTTATTCTGTTTATGCTGGCCTAACGGATTTGGTGGAAACTTTTGTTTCAAGAAGTCTTAGATTGGAAGCCTATTCTCTTGTTGTGTGGCATTTTTCTGTCTTTTTGGCTGCTGGCTGGTCTCTGCAATGGCATAACAGGGCTGTGTTCTTTTGCAGAATCCTAGTAATAAGAAGGAGATCTTTTGTGATGACAAGTTGAAGACTATTTTTGATGGGAAAGACAAGGTCGGGTTCACAGAGATTGCAAGATTGCTAGCTACCCATTTTGTAAAATCAGGCTAGTGATATTCACCTTTGTTCGActgttgttgatgatgatgatgatgatggtaacTTGATTTTTAGTACATTAAGTAGGTCTTTTTTTTGTGCATGGTTTGTGACCAACCACTAAAGAAACTTGGATTTTGTAATTTCAGACAATTGGGTTTCCGACGTGATGTTCTTTTGTTTCACGTTTGCTATCTCATTGTTTAAGATTATGCATATATGTGCTTTTTATTTTCCAAGCCATGTGTTTTCATCACCTTTTGGTCCGTGATGCTATTTTAAGGATGGTTGTTCACTCAGGTTTCTTCTAATATCCCTTTTATCTCAAATTCATTTGAATATCAATTAATGTATGCATGCAATAGGTTCGGCCAATTTGGGTTACAGAACTATGATTTTGGTTCTTTGTGCAAGAAATAATATTTCTTCCTTTTTTAACTTTGGGTTACCTAGAATGTCCTCCATGGCATCAAAATGGTGGTAGTACGTCAAATTGAGTAACCTATGTTTCATATTTATGTTTAGTTGCAAGATCACAATTTCTTAAGACTTATTCTTCGGCTTCCCAGTTTGGGATAGGTGTTGATTCACCCCTGCTCATACTTTAGTGTCACACTTCGTCATGCATAAAGAAATCTAGTGACCAGTTATTTGTAAATTGTGAGTTACTCGAAGGCATTGGAAAATAACAAACTGTGTGTATATGTGACTGAGGCACTGTGGACATTAGACAATAAACACAGCACAATTTGGAGAACCACATtgaaatattgaatgctttaCGAGTTTGATTCATGCACACTTTTTCCGTTCTGTTCTTTTTGGACTTTCGGCTTGATGTTTTGGTCGACACTAGTGGACATTCATAATTTCATATAACGCTAGCTTTCTCCACGGAGTGATtattcaagtgaaaaagaaaTATGATGAAGACCCTCCAAAAAGAGGTGATTAAATGTTAAACAAGCTTGAATTCAGCCTCCACGTGCGTAACTAAAGCAGGCAACTATAGGTAACAATATACATTGGCCTAGCACACAAATCACAAATGTTATAAGAGGATCGGAGAACAAAGGAAAGGAACATCTAAACATGGATCAAACAAATGAATACGTTCATCATAGTGATGATAAAGAGGTCTTCACTATTTTGGCATCCCAATCCCTGATCTACTTTAACCATTTCTGTGATGCTTCTGAGAATCAGAATGATCTTACCGGTGCTTGTGACCTTGCTTTCTCAAATGCCTCTGATGATGATAACTATCAGATTCAGATGAATAAGAATGTTCATATCTGTGATACCGGTCAGCACCAGAATCCTTAGATGAATAGTAATCCTTTTTTCTTCTCTCCCTACTCACATCGCGCCTAGGATGTTCAGAACCCTCGGGTATATAGCGATCCTTTTGTTCGATCTTTCTACTCCGATCAACTGTGTCAACATCTGAATCTTCAGATGAATATGAATTCTTAGACATGTTCTTCTGTTTTCCGTGGTAGGGATCAAAATCATCATTTCTGTTATGCTTTTGGGAATCTCGATGGGCTGCTGAAGACTTCCTATGGTTGCACCTTCTATGATTAGAATCATCCGAGGAGTTTGAATTCTTGTCCCTACTCTTGTCATTTCCATGATGATCGTCAGGACCAGAGTCCTCCGATGAATTAGAATGCCTTTTTCTGCTATGTTTTCTCTTATGCTTTTGTATAATCTTTCTCCTTTTATCATCTCTGTCGCTGTCCGAATCATCAGATGAACAATGTTTCTCACTGTTTTTCGAATCCTCAGATGAATAATAATGTCTTTTTCTACCATGTTTCCTCTTATGATTTTGTATATTCTTTCTACTTTGGTCATCCCTGTCACTGTCAGAATCTTCACTTGAATAAGAATGCCTTTGTCTGTCATGTTTACTCTTATGACTATGACGAGAAGAATCTTTGGGCATCTCATGTTTAGTCCTTTTGCTATGGTCAAACTTGTCCCTGTCAGAATCTTCTAAAGAATAAGAACTCTTGCGTCTGCTCTTTCTTCGATCCTTTTCATGATCTGAAGTGTCTGCCGAACTCGACAcatgatttttcttctttttgattAGCTTTACCTTCTTTGATCTCTTCTCTCCATCATCTAGAGATCCCTCACTTCCAGAATTTAGTTGCTGATTCTTGCACTTGCTCTTTTTGGACTTCTTTGGTTTCTTAGAGAAGTTGGTCAACAGATCAGGGATAGTATCCATACCAAGAAAACCTGTAAAATGGTGGTCATGGTGGATTTGGAAAAATCAGGGATACTATCCATCCAAGACTCCAAGGTGTaccaaatattttattaaataaggGCAGCAAGCAGTTACCTCCATACTCGTCAAATATTTCCTCAGCAACAATCTGCTGGTTGGGATCATCTGGTTTGAACCCTCCTCGAGGAGGACTGATTCCTGGCTTCTGCTTGAGCTCCCATTTTAGAGGCTGAATCATTGCCAAACAGCAGAATTAAGATTaagatatatatttatataaatggGGGGAAAGTGATATTCATCTTAACTGCATCTAGACAATAATTTGCATTACAAGTACATAAGAATGCAATAACCAACAGTAAACCAGTGTAACTATTATGGAATTTGGTGGGATCCTGACTTAAAGATTCCTAATCCACATGGGAAGGATCTTTCTTTTCTAAGACTTTCGTCTGAATCAGCGCATGTAGAAGAAAAAATATGCAAAGTCCATATACATGCAATTTACGCTCCTTAGAtatcaaagaaaatagaaattgggTTAGAGATTTAGGAGGACAGGCACAATTGACATTTTTCTTAATGCAATTCTCAGCAAATGTAAATATCAATTTGCAATCAGATATACGCCTACACAATGCAATATaagcttgttttctttttctttctttctttcttcttttattttttattttttattttttggtaagGCTGTAACAAACATATTGCAGTTTAGTGGTATCATGGTGTGATTGAGTTGAACAATGTATTACTTAATGGAAGgatgaaaaaaaagtaaaagaaaagcaAGTAACATTCATATGCAAACAAATTTCAAATTTGTCAAAGAATTAACTTATAACATTTTAAATTAGCCAAACTCAAATGATGCATAAGTGAAACAGTTGACATTGTCAAGACTAAATTGTGAAATTCTCAAAACAATAGTATACTAAACGTGAGTAACTGACCTCAGTAGGGTCTGTGTGCGCGAGGATAGCATTCAAGGGGTCATCTCTTTTCAATCTGCTCTCTTCATTAGGCATTATAACATCCTTCAAGGGACATTCACGATCACCACTTTGATGGC carries:
- the LOC107642458 gene encoding F-box protein SKIP31 isoform X1 produces the protein MTISEDEDETLAHFLESEVLSETSDQEEENPEEPEPKRKRVEEAESSKEGAKQSLSSNSLLESKNYSVNNVVVPKRIETGSFSKVPPELFHHILKFLSSEDLISCSLVCRFLNYAASDEALWRRLYCMRWGLLPPTRKLRECPWKKLYIQRDEEDMVELVRNCQNEFKEYYIQMQAAKRSQAPHPSQVKDDRIILDKTLADQVSSWKSSKGLSDAVVTDHACSGETCSYYEIGDVFICEKTGQVHVCDETCREVIMDPTNELLVCTISGHCFDRFLSPSEMEPDTEQQQGGATDEAEPFMGSGRFARAYTLGYNCADEKELAATLRFC
- the LOC107642461 gene encoding uncharacterized zinc finger CCHC domain-containing protein At4g19190: MDGEEGGGIRLSKRFNDNGGGGEVDYKTKSGTAWSHSYLNQKPWHPLSYPNQRRKWIAEQTHAHRQRRSEEVAREYAQEQEFFRQTNLISKKDKEKVELMQAVSFMYVRPPGYNAEAAKAAELADEKRKEELSNGAGGPSSSSVPPSSLPDKDHLGEEKKKKPRPKDVFGRPLPTEEEFEILKNAPKLETGVAGRVKPFGVEVRNVKCLRCGNYGHQSGDRECPLKDVIMPNEESRLKRDDPLNAILAHTDPTEPLKWELKQKPGISPPRGGFKPDDPNQQIVAEEIFDEYGGFLGMDTIPDLLTNFSKKPKKSKKSKCKNQQLNSGSEGSLDDGEKRSKKVKLIKKKKNHVSSSADTSDHEKDRRKSRRKSSYSLEDSDRDKFDHSKRTKHEMPKDSSRHSHKSKHDRQRHSYSSEDSDSDRDDQSRKNIQNHKRKHGRKRHYYSSEDSKNSEKHCSSDDSDSDRDDKRRKIIQKHKRKHSRKRHSNSSEDSGPDDHHGNDKSRDKNSNSSDDSNHRRCNHRKSSAAHRDSQKHNRNDDFDPYHGKQKNMSKNSYSSEDSDVDTVDRSRKIEQKDRYIPEGSEHPRRDVSRERRKKDYYSSKDSGADRYHRYEHSYSSESDSYHHQRHLRKQGHKHR
- the LOC107642463 gene encoding upstream activation factor subunit UAF30 codes for the protein MAPARVFGAFAGRALMAAAAKAGASATAKKAASGGATTATKAAKKAPSRPRNNVGIQKVVPVSSELGSFLGASEVSRTHAVKRVWEYIKLQNLQNPSNKKEIFCDDKLKTIFDGKDKVGFTEIARLLATHFVKSG
- the LOC107642458 gene encoding F-box protein SKIP31 isoform X2 — translated: MTISEDEDETLAHFLESEVLSETSDQEEENPEEPEPKRKRVEEAESSKEGAKQSLSSNSLLESKNYSVNNVVVPKRIETGSFSKVPPELFHHILKFLSSEDLISCSLVCRFLNYAASDEALWRRLYCMRWGLLPPTRKLRECPWKKLYIQRDEEDMVELVRNCQNEFKEYYIQMQAAKRSQAPHPSQVKDDRIILDKTLADQVSSWKSSKGLSDAVVTDHACSGETCSYYEIGDVFICEKTGQVHVCDETCREVIMDPTNELLVCTISGHCFDRFLSPSEMEPDTVGTAARWCN
- the LOC107642462 gene encoding uncharacterized protein LOC107642462 — protein: MNRMRVGFRISSAAVAAAAEKGGVWRRNMSTVSKAKEIIEGKKGKNRKATSELCNYLGIPHQSRSEMALTLSKFMKLYNARSPGIKKDDIWEKNLNTLLRGKTSIGFPEVARILSPEFGQQGGISTKDSNMDSHTDNTKGKGSKKKGKSSKK